The genomic interval ACCTTCGTGGACGCAGGCGAATACATCACGCCCGGCCAGCGTCTTCTGATGGTGCATGACCCGGAGCAAGTGCGCGTCGAGGCGAACGTCAAGGAGACCGACATCCGCTTCTTCCAGCCCGGAAAGATCGTCACGATCACCGTCGATGCCCTGCCGGGGCGGCGCTTCGAGGGCACGGTCACGCGCGTCGGGCAGGCCGCCACCAGCGAGTTCGCCCTGCTGCCCAACCCAAACCCGAGCGGCAATTTCACCAAGATCACCCAGCGCCTGCCGGTGCGCATCGCCGTCCGGCAGGACGGCGGCGAGCTCAAGCCGGGCATGATGGTGGAGCTGGAGGCCAGGGCCGGTGACTAGCGCGCCCCGCCCGGACAGCATCGAGGGCCTGTTCGCCCGTTTCGGCCCGTCCTATCGCTGGCTGGTCACGGTGACGGTCATGATGGGCACCATCGCGACCATCCTGAGCGCCACCATCGTCAACGTGGCCCTGCCCGACATCATGGGCGCTTTCGGCATGGGCCAGGACAAGGCGCAACTTCTCTCTACCGGCTTCCTCGCCGCGATGACCGGGACCATGCTGCTGAATGCCTGGATGGTCGAGACATTCGGCCAGCGCGCGACCTTTATGCTGGCGCTGACAGTCTTCATCATCGCCTCCGTCATGGGCGGGCTCGCACCCGCCGAGGGCGTGCTGATCCTGGCTCGCGTCCTACAAGGCGGCGCGGCCGGCATCCTCCAGCCGCTCGCCATGCAGACGATCTTCCAGGTTTTCCCACCGGAAAAGCGGGGTTCGGCCATGGGCATCTACGGCATCGGCGTGGTGCTGGCTCCTGCCCTGGGCCCGACGCTGGGCGGGATCATGGTGGACAGCTTCAACTGGCGCTATGTGTTCTTCATGGCCGTGCCGTTCTGCCTCATCGGCCTGTTCCTGGCCACGCTCTTCATGCCGGGCCGGGCAACTGCCGGACCGCCGCGCAAATTCGACTGGATCGGCTTCGGCCTGCTGACAGTGTTCCTGGTCACCTTGCTGAACGGATTGTCGAACGGGCAACGCTACGGCTGGATGTCCGATCCCATCCTGCGCGATTTCGCTATCGCCTTTGTCACGGGCATCGGATTCATTGTCTGGGAACTGCGTACACCGGCACCCATGCTCAATCTCAAGCTCTTCACGAACCGGGTCTATGCGGGCGCATCCGTCGTGGCCTTCATTTTCGGGGCGGGGATCTTCGGTTCGACCTTCTTGATTCCGCTGTTCGTGCAAACAATCCAGGGCTATACGCCGACGCGCTCGGGCCTGCTGCTGATGCCAGCCGGTCTGATTCTGGCCCTGGTCTTCCCGATCGCCGGACGGCTGACCGACAAGACGCCAGCCTATGCCACGGTCATGTTCGGGCTGGCGGTCTTCGCGCTGTCGTCGTTCCTGATGACCGGCGTGGACACCGATACGTCGTTCTGGCTGTTCGCCTGGTGGATCATGCTGGGGCGGATCGGCCTTGGTTTCATCATGCCGAGCCTGAACGCCGGCGCCCTCAAGGCGCTGCCCATGACGCTACTCGGTCAGGGCTCCGGAGCGATCAACTTCGTGCGCCAACTCGGCGGGGCGTTCGGCGTCAATCTTCTTTCCATCGCCCTGGAACGGCGCTCGCAGCTCTACGTGGACAGCTTCACGGCGGCGCAGCACGCGGGCAACAGCGCGACGGCCGACATGCTGCGCGAAGTAACCGGCTTGCTCGCGCAGGCCGGCGTGCCGGAAGCGATTCGCCAGGCCGGGGCGATGAACTATCTCGGCCGCGTGATTTACAGCCAGGGCAACATGCTGGGATACCGCGACAGCTTCTTTATCGTCGGCGTGATCTTCCTGGCCGCCCTTGTCCCGGCGCTGATGATGCGCCGACGGCCACAGCGCCCGCCAGCGCAAAGTGATGCGGCGAGGCGTGGCGCAGCCCATACAAAGGATGTGCCTCAGCCTGCCCGGTGAGAAACGGCCTTCGTCAGCGGTCGTCCGGCTGCAAGTTCAGCCGGGGGCCGATTGCGAGGGAGGGAGAGGTGGTGGCGTCCCGGCCTTCCCTCTCCGGCCATCCCCGCGCCAGCCAGCGGCGCGAGACATTTTCGAGCGCGTCGAACACGTCTCCAAGCTCTGCGCCTTGCGGCGTCAGGCCGTAAGAGACCTCCGGGGGGATCGAGGGAACATGGTGGCGATAGACGATGCCGTGTTCTTCGAGCATCCGCAGGCGTTGCGTCAGGACCTTCGACGAGATGCCGGGGATCGCCCGCCGCAACGCGCCGAAACGCAACGGCCCGTCCTGGCGCAGATGCCAGAGTATGTAAGTCGTCCATGACCCCATGAGCAGGCGCAAGAGCGCATCCACGGGACAGACTGGCGGCGGCGGGTTGCGGGGCACTTTGTGGTTACCTGAAGGTTCCTGCTTCCCTTTAGATACCATACCGACAATAATGATCGCCGTCGAGCGCCATGATGCCCCTGCGAGCGGCGGCTTGTCTTTGTTCACACGTGCAAAAAGGAAAGGAGAAGGGTCATGATACTCGTCGTTGGCGGAACCGGAACAATCGGCAGCGAGGTGGTCCGGCTGCTGAAGGCGGAGAACGCGCCCTTCCAGGCGCTGGTACGCGATCCGGCCAAGGCGGACGGCCTCAAAGCACAGGGCGTCGAGACGGTTGCCGGGGATCTGCGCCAGCCGGAAACCTTGCCCGAAGCACTACAGGGGGCCGAAAAGGTCTTCGTCGTCACCCCCCTCGTGCCGGACCAGGTGCAAATGCGCGCCAACCTCATCGCAGCGGCCAAGACGGCCGGGGTCAAGCATGTCGTCATGTCCACCGGCATTGGCGCGGCCCCGGATGCGCCCGTGCAGATCGGGCGCTGGCACGGTGAAAACCAGAAGCAGCTTCAGGAGTCCGGCATGGCCTGGACCTTCGTTCAGCCGGGGTTCTTCATGCAGAACCTCCTGATGTATGCCGAAGCAATCCGCGAGAAGGGCGAGTTCTATATGCCCTTGGGCGAGGGCAAGGTGAGCTGGATTGATGCGCGCGATATCGCCGCCGTTGCCGCCAAGGCTCTGACCGAGCCGGGACACGAGGACCAGGCCTACCCGGTAACCGGGCCGGAAGCGCTCAGCGGTGCTGAGTTGGGGACAATACTGACTGAGATTGCGGGTCACACGGTCAACTACGTTCCCATCTCGCTGGATCAGGCCAAGCAAGCGATGACGAGCATGGGCATGCCGGAGATGCTGGCGGAGGCGATGAACGAGCTTTACGCACTTGCCCCCGCCGGTCATCTGGCCGGCGTGCTCGATACGGTGGAGAAGGTGACCGGCCGCCCGGCGCGCAGCTTCTGGCAGTTTGCGCAGGACCATGCGCGAGCGTTCAAGAAGGATTGAAACAGCCGCATCAGGACAGTCCGGAGCCCGTCAAAGTCAGGGAACCGCAAAGCGCGGAAGCGGCTTGTTGATGCCGGTATGAAGGAATGGTCGCTGGCCATCCTCGTGCCGACGAAGAAGATGACCCGCTTGGTATCAGACGCCTTTCGGTTGCCGCCGGGCGGGATGACCGAGACTCCGCATTCGGCGGTTATCGAATTGGAAGCCGCGATCCTCGGCGCCGAGGTTATCGCTTTGCTCATGCAGCCGGATACCGATGGCGCTCACTTTGAGCGGTTCATCGCCCTGATACGCAACTACTTCCATGGCAAGGGCGGCGACACACCGACCAAAGGCGCTCTGAACGAGGCTGCCAATATCCAGAAAGCCTACGGCGAACACCTTGCTTGCCTCGCCACCGGCAAAGCGCTCCGAAAGAACAGCATCCTGGTTGCCATGCTCGCCGTCTATGGTCAGGCACGAGAACTCGCGCTCACCGGTGATCCGGACAAGGACTGGCGAGCCATGCGGCAACTTCTGGAGGACGGTGCCTGTCCACGGTTGAAAGAGATCGCTCAGGAGGTGCGGAACATCCGCGTGCTGGAGCGGGGCACCCAACTCCGTCAGGCGCTTTCTCAAGACTGGCGGGACAACGGCGCCTATCGCAACGCGCTGGCAATCATTCGGCAGGCATTCGTCCAGGAGCATTTTTCCACCAACGCCAAACCTGAGACCGGTGTCGTCGTGATGAATATGCACAAGGCCAAGGGTAAGCAGTTCGACGAAGTGATCATCTTCGAGGGTTGGCCGATTAGACTAAGCGAAAAGGCCAAGCGGTCTTCCTCTACCCCCTCTGCGGGCGTGCCCGCAACGCCCCGGTAGCCGCCGCACCGGGACCCGCGCTGACGCTACCCCGTGCGGCGGATAAGGACGGCCCTACGGGCCGATGTTGATTTCTTTCTTCGCGCTGCGCGCGGAACCTCTCTGGCCAGCTTGTGCCGACCCCGCCGGGCTTGCCCAAGGTCGCCGTCCGGCCCGCCCGCTCCGTTCGGGCAGCAAGCTGCCCTCCCGTGTTGGCCGGATTGCACCCCTTCGGGGCGGCTCTCTTGGAGCCCGCCGGATGTCGGCGCGCCGCCGCCAGGCCGACTGCACTGACTGACTATCACTGTTTCTCCTGTCGTCGCTCGCCGCTGGGCAGAGGTTCAGGCGCGGGGCGTGTGTGTCCTGTGCCGCCTGTAACGACTGCACGGAGGATTGAGCGAATGAACGACACGACGACGAACCTTGGCAGCGCTGCCGCGCTGCTGACCGACGAGCAACGCGCCCGCATGTTGCGGAACGGGCGGGAGAATGCCGAGCGCATCGACGACGACGGCAACACCCACGACTTCTGGCCTGTGGTGAAGCTGTTCTGCCCATGGGGCGCGGCGACGTGGCTGCTGTCCGAACTTGACCCCGACGAGCCGGATATTGCCTTCGGCTTGTGTGATTTGGGCATGGGCAGCCCCGAATTGGGCAGTGTGCGCCTGTCGGAGATAGCCGCCATCCGTGGCCCCGGTGGCCTGACCATCGAGCGCGACCAGCATTTCAAGCCGACCAAGAGCCTGACGGCCTACGCCGCCGAGGCGCGGCTTGCTGGCCGTATCGTCGCGTAGTCGGGAGGGCAGACCATGAAATGCCTTGCCGACTTCAAACGCGCCCTGCTGGCGCATCCCTGCTGGACGTTCCAGTACATCGACAACGAGCGCGATTGCGGCGTCCAGCGCCGCACCGTCGCCCACGTCCAGACCAACGGGGTGTGGTTCACCATGCCCGATAGGGGCGGCGGCAAGACGTGGCTGGACTTCCCGTCCGCCCGTCTTTGCCGTTTCCCCGACCCGCAAACGCTGGTCATCGACCACGGCGACGAGTGGGGCACCCGCCTCATCTACCGCATGGCGGCGGCAGATGCCGCGCTCGCCGACATCGCCATCACCAATGCCTGACCAACCCGCCCGCTTCGGTGACGGGGTGGGCAAGAAATGACGAAATCACGAAAGGACGAACACCATGACCATCCAGACCATCCCCCTGAACAAGCTGACCGTCGCTGACGGCAACAACCCCCGCCGCAGCATGGACGCCGCCGCCCTCAACGGGCTGGCAGCTTCCATCAAGGCCGACGGCCTGTTGCAGAACCTTGTCGTTCGCAAGGACGGGCGGAAATTCCGCATCGTGTCGGGCGAGAGGCGCTATCGTGCCCTGTCGCTGTTGGCCGAGCGCGGCGACATCGGCAAAGACCATCCCGTGCCCGTCGAGGTGCGCGGCGGGCTGTCGGAGGCCGACGCGCTGCGGCTTGCCACTGTGGAAAACATCCAGCGGGAGCAGCTTGCCCCCATGGACGAGGCCGAGGCGTTCGCCTCCCTGTTGGGCGAGGGTGCCAGCCTTGAGGACGTGGCCGCCAAGGCGGGCGTGTCGGTGCTGACCGTCAAGCGCCGCGTGGCGCTGGCCAGCCTGTGCGACGAGGCCAAGGCGTTGGTGCGGGAGGGTGAGTTTTCCCTGTCGGTTGCCGAGGCGCTGACCTTGGCCACCCATGACCAGCAACGCGCCCTCATCGAGCGGCTGGAGCAGGGCTATCACTACGATGCCGACGATGTGCGCGGCATGCTGACGGGCGAAAAGCCCGCCGTGTCGCTGGCCATCTTTCCGATGGAGCAGTACGACGGCACCGTCACCGCCGACCTGTTCGCCGACGACGACAACACCTTCTTTGACGATGCCGAACAGTTCTTCCGCTTGCAGTCGCAAGCGGTCGAGGCGTTGGCCGCGCATCACCGCGAGGCGGGCGCGGCCTTCGTCGACGTGCTGACCGAGGGCTATGCGCCATGGTGGCAGTACCGCGAGGCCAACACCGAGCAGGACGAGGCGGGCGGCGTGGTCATCCACTTCAAGCCGAGCGGTCGGGTGGATGTGCGCGAGGGGCTTGTCCGCCGCGACGTGCGGCCGAGCGTGGCCGAGGAAACGGCAGCCCCCGCCGCGCCTAAGCCGCAGCCCGAATATACGGGGCCTGTGGTGCGCATGGTGGCTGCCCACAAGAGCATGGCCGTCATGGAAGCCTTGCTGGCCGATGCCCGCAAGGCCAAGGAAGTCGCCGTCATCCAGATGATGCGCGGTATCCGCTATCACGGGCGCATCGCGGTCGATGCCCACCCCGCGCTGGCGTTCTTTTCTACCAGCGACAGGCCGCCCGTCAGCTACAGCGCCGTGGAACGGACGGCGCAGGAGTTCGTCGCGGCGTTGGGCTTGGAGGGCGGCGAACGCCACCCTTACGCCCGCCCCAGCCGTGGCGCGTGGGATGTGCTGTTGGGCGACGACAAGAGCGCCGCGCAGCTTTACGCGGCGGTGAAGACTCTGTCCGACAGCGAACTTGAGCAGTTGCACCTGCTGCTGACCGCGCTGGCCTTCGGGCAGGAGAGCATGGAGGCGCTCGACACCACCGACAGCCTGTTCAATCAGGTGGCCGTGGATTTGGGCGTGGACATGCGCGACCGCTGGGTGCCCGACGAGGACTTCCTCTATCGCCGCCGCAAGGAGCATCTGGAAGCCATCGCCCGCGAGAGCGGGGCGGTCAGCCGCCTCGGCAAACTCAAGGACTACGCCAAGGGCAAGCTGGCCGCCGCGCTGGCCAATCACTTCCAGCGCTGTGCAGAGGACGACGCGACCTTGCCCGCCGACCTGCGGGAGCGCGGGCGCAACTGGCTGCCCGGCGCGATGCTGTTCCCCGCCGTGACGGCGGATACGCCCGCCGAGCAGGAGGCCGAGGACATCGAGGCGGATGAACAGGACGACCTCACCGAGGCGGCGGCGTAACCGCCCACGGTTGCCCTGTCGGGTCACGCCCCGACAGGGCTTTCGCCGCTTTCCATAAGGGCGTTTGCCGGCGTGGTCGAGGTCGGCGACGGCGGCCTTGGGCGCATCCGGCAGGCCCAGATCGACGACTTCTCCGCCGAGAGCCTGCACGCTTTCCGCGCCCTGCTCGGGCTCGTAAGGCTTTCTTTCCATTCTGATCAACAATATAAATGGCGGTTTCTTTCGTTGAAACGTCCAGTCAGGCGAAATAATTCATTCTGTGAAATCCTTTTTGTTCTGAAGAAGGGTACATAACCTTCTTCATCATTTAAGACAAAAATTCATACACATCATCCGCAACAAGACCGCGTTTGCCGGCGAGATCGACAATGGTGGACAAGGCTCACTCCTCCAAGGCCTGCAATGTTTCGCGCGCGATCACCTGCTCCTCATCGGTGGGGATGACAAATACCGAAACCCGGCTGGCCGAGCTGCTGATCACGGCGGCGTTCTTCTCGTTGGCAGACGGATCGATCTCGATACCGAGCCACATCAAACGCCGACAAACCTCGGCTCGGATCCACGGCTGATTCTCACCGATGCCGGCGGTGAAGACGATGCCGTCGAGCCCGCCGAGTGTCGCGGCAATGCGCGACAGCTCGCCGGCGATGCGGAAGGTGAAGAGGTCGAGCGCCTGCCTGGCTTCCGGCAAGGCGCTCGCCAGAAGCTCGCGGCTGTCGGCGCTGATGCCCGAGACGCCGAGCAGCCCACATTGCCGATAGAGGAGGTTTTCGACCTCCTTCGCGTCGCGTCCCTCGGTGTCGAACAGATAGAGGATGACGCCCGGATCAAGGGCGCCGCAGCGCGTCGCCATCGGGATCCCGTCGAGCGCGGAGAATCCCATGCTGCTGTCGCGGCTGGTCCCGTTTTCCATCCCGCACAGGCTGGCGCCACTGCCGAGATGAGCGACAATCACATTGCCCTTGGCGACCTTCGGCGCACGTCGGGCCAGCTCTTCGGCAATGAACTTATAGGACAAGCCGTGGAAGCCGTAGCGTCTAATCCCTTTGTCATGCAGCTCACGGGGAATGGCGAACCGCCGGACGACGTCAGCATGACCCTGATGGAAGGCCGTGTCGAATGATGCGATTTGAGCGAGCTCCGGACGCCACGCGCGAACGGCGCGGATGAGCCGGAGCGACTGCGGTTGGTGGAGCGGAGCCAGCCGTGTGAGCGTGTCGATTTCTGCGATCACAGCCTCATCAAGCCGAACCGGGCCGTGGAAGCGATCGCCACCATGGACCACGCGATGGCCGATAGCGGTGGTTGCGGTCATGTCAAAATGCCGAGCCAGCCAGCCGAAGGTCTCGGCGATGACGTCGGTCAGGTCGTCGGATGCCGTAGCATTGAGGGCGATCTCGAAGACCTGTGGACCTTCGAAGATGCGAAAGTGGAGAGGCGTTCTGCTGAAGTCAATGACAGCTTTGGCAAGCCGCTTGACACCGGTCGTTTCCGTCTCGAACAGGCCGATCTTGACCGTCGAAGAGCCGGCGTTGAAGGTAACGAGCAGGTCACCCGTCATGGTGTCGGTAGGCCCGCCGCCGGGCGCGGCGTGGCGACGAGTTTGGCGAGCGCGGCGGAAGCCACACGGGCCGTTAGCGGGTCGGAGCGACTTGTGAGCACAATCGGCACGCGCGCACCAAGGACAAGGCCGGCCGCCACAGCGCCGGCGAAGTGGATGAGCTGCTTGGCCAGCATGTTGCCGGCTTCCAGGTCGGGCACGAGCAGGATGTCGGCATAGCCGGCGACGGAAGAGTGAATTCCCTTGGTCCGCGCAGCATCGGGACTGATGGCGTTGTCGAAGGCGAGCGGACCATCGACCAAGGCGCCGGAAATCTGGCCACGCGCCGCCATCACGGTGAGTGCGGCTGCGTCCAGCGTGGCTGGCATCTTTGGATTTACCGTCTCCACCGCGGCGAGCGCGGCGACCTTCGGCGTCTCCATGCCCAGGCCGTGCAGGAGGTCCACGGCGTTCTGACAGATGTCGCACTTCTGCTCGAGGGTCGGCTGGATGTTGATGGCTGCGTCGGTCACGATCAGCGGCTTGTCGTAGGCGGGCACGTCCATGGCGTAGACGTGGCTGATCCGCCGCTCGGTTCTGAGGCCAGAGCCGGGCGCGACGACGGCGCCGAGCAACTCGTCGGTATGAAGGCTGCCCTTTACGAGCACGCTCACCTTGCCGGCGACGGCGAGCTCGACGGCATGGGCGGCGGCGGCATGGCTATGCGGAACGTCCTCAATCGCGATGCCGTCGAGTGAAACCTGCGCTCTCTCCGCGGCGGCACGGATCTTTGCTACCGGTCCGACCAGGAGCGGCTCCAGCAAACCCTGATCTCGCACCTCAACCGCCGCCAGAACCGCTTCGGGCGAGCAGGGATGCACGACGGCGGCCCGGATGGCGGGAAGGCTCCTCGCGTCCCTTATGAAATGTTCGTAACGATCGCGCCGCCGGAGCGAGACGTCAGGCAGTCGAGTGGTGGGCCATTCGATCGTGCGGGTGGGGGCGATGACAGTCGCAGTTCCTGTTAGAACCTGCTCGCCCTTCTGGTTCGTGCACGTGGTGTCCAGAACAACGAGATGCTTGTCTGGCGTCTTCTCCCTGACTTGCACGGTCGCGGTGACGATGTCGCCAGGGGCGACGGGTTTCAGGAAATGAAGGTCCTGACTCAAATAAATCGTGCCAGGACCCGGAAGCTTGGTGCCAAGCACGGCCGAGATCAGCGCTGCCGTCCACATACCATGGGCAACAACGTGGCCGAACAGGTCGGTGGCCGCGAACGTCGCGTCGAGATGCGCCGGATTGACGTCGCCCGACACCGCAGCAAAGAGATCGATGTCGTCGCGGCCGACAATGCGGACCAACGAGGCGGTGTCGCCGACCCTCAATTCGTTGAAGGTCCGGTTCTTGAGGAATGTCTCGTTCATTCTGGCTTCACCGCTGAAGGACATAGGTGCCGGGCGCGTCTGCGATGGCCGGAAGGCCATTGCCGGCAGCACCGATGCCGGGTGGAGCAACGCGCACCGGGGTCGAGTGGCTGGCGAGCCATTGGGTCCACTCGTTCCACCAAGAGCCATCCTTCTGCTCTGCGGCGTGCGCCCATTCGTCGGGACCGAGACAAGGATCGGCGGTACGCTTGAGCGCGATTCGGAAGTGCCGACCCGGGTGACCAGGCTCGCTAACGATGCCCGCGTTGTGTCCGCCGGTGGTGAGGACGAAGGTCAC from Polymorphum gilvum SL003B-26A1 carries:
- a CDS encoding acetate/propionate family kinase; its protein translation is MTGDLLVTFNAGSSTVKIGLFETETTGVKRLAKAVIDFSRTPLHFRIFEGPQVFEIALNATASDDLTDVIAETFGWLARHFDMTATTAIGHRVVHGGDRFHGPVRLDEAVIAEIDTLTRLAPLHQPQSLRLIRAVRAWRPELAQIASFDTAFHQGHADVVRRFAIPRELHDKGIRRYGFHGLSYKFIAEELARRAPKVAKGNVIVAHLGSGASLCGMENGTSRDSSMGFSALDGIPMATRCGALDPGVILYLFDTEGRDAKEVENLLYRQCGLLGVSGISADSRELLASALPEARQALDLFTFRIAGELSRIAATLGGLDGIVFTAGIGENQPWIRAEVCRRLMWLGIEIDPSANEKNAAVISSSASRVSVFVIPTDEEQVIARETLQALEE
- a CDS encoding MDR family MFS transporter codes for the protein MTSAPRPDSIEGLFARFGPSYRWLVTVTVMMGTIATILSATIVNVALPDIMGAFGMGQDKAQLLSTGFLAAMTGTMLLNAWMVETFGQRATFMLALTVFIIASVMGGLAPAEGVLILARVLQGGAAGILQPLAMQTIFQVFPPEKRGSAMGIYGIGVVLAPALGPTLGGIMVDSFNWRYVFFMAVPFCLIGLFLATLFMPGRATAGPPRKFDWIGFGLLTVFLVTLLNGLSNGQRYGWMSDPILRDFAIAFVTGIGFIVWELRTPAPMLNLKLFTNRVYAGASVVAFIFGAGIFGSTFLIPLFVQTIQGYTPTRSGLLLMPAGLILALVFPIAGRLTDKTPAYATVMFGLAVFALSSFLMTGVDTDTSFWLFAWWIMLGRIGLGFIMPSLNAGALKALPMTLLGQGSGAINFVRQLGGAFGVNLLSIALERRSQLYVDSFTAAQHAGNSATADMLREVTGLLAQAGVPEAIRQAGAMNYLGRVIYSQGNMLGYRDSFFIVGVIFLAALVPALMMRRRPQRPPAQSDAARRGAAHTKDVPQPAR
- a CDS encoding winged helix-turn-helix transcriptional regulator, coding for MRLLMGSWTTYILWHLRQDGPLRFGALRRAIPGISSKVLTQRLRMLEEHGIVYRHHVPSIPPEVSYGLTPQGAELGDVFDALENVSRRWLARGWPEREGRDATTSPSLAIGPRLNLQPDDR
- a CDS encoding bifunctional enoyl-CoA hydratase/phosphate acetyltransferase — translated: MNETFLKNRTFNELRVGDTASLVRIVGRDDIDLFAAVSGDVNPAHLDATFAATDLFGHVVAHGMWTAALISAVLGTKLPGPGTIYLSQDLHFLKPVAPGDIVTATVQVREKTPDKHLVVLDTTCTNQKGEQVLTGTATVIAPTRTIEWPTTRLPDVSLRRRDRYEHFIRDARSLPAIRAAVVHPCSPEAVLAAVEVRDQGLLEPLLVGPVAKIRAAAERAQVSLDGIAIEDVPHSHAAAAHAVELAVAGKVSVLVKGSLHTDELLGAVVAPGSGLRTERRISHVYAMDVPAYDKPLIVTDAAINIQPTLEQKCDICQNAVDLLHGLGMETPKVAALAAVETVNPKMPATLDAAALTVMAARGQISGALVDGPLAFDNAISPDAARTKGIHSSVAGYADILLVPDLEAGNMLAKQLIHFAGAVAAGLVLGARVPIVLTSRSDPLTARVASAALAKLVATPRPAAGLPTP
- a CDS encoding DUF2958 domain-containing protein, with the translated sequence MNDTTTNLGSAAALLTDEQRARMLRNGRENAERIDDDGNTHDFWPVVKLFCPWGAATWLLSELDPDEPDIAFGLCDLGMGSPELGSVRLSEIAAIRGPGGLTIERDQHFKPTKSLTAYAAEARLAGRIVA
- a CDS encoding SDR family oxidoreductase, yielding MILVVGGTGTIGSEVVRLLKAENAPFQALVRDPAKADGLKAQGVETVAGDLRQPETLPEALQGAEKVFVVTPLVPDQVQMRANLIAAAKTAGVKHVVMSTGIGAAPDAPVQIGRWHGENQKQLQESGMAWTFVQPGFFMQNLLMYAEAIREKGEFYMPLGEGKVSWIDARDIAAVAAKALTEPGHEDQAYPVTGPEALSGAELGTILTEIAGHTVNYVPISLDQAKQAMTSMGMPEMLAEAMNELYALAPAGHLAGVLDTVEKVTGRPARSFWQFAQDHARAFKKD
- a CDS encoding DNA helicase UvrD translates to MKEWSLAILVPTKKMTRLVSDAFRLPPGGMTETPHSAVIELEAAILGAEVIALLMQPDTDGAHFERFIALIRNYFHGKGGDTPTKGALNEAANIQKAYGEHLACLATGKALRKNSILVAMLAVYGQARELALTGDPDKDWRAMRQLLEDGACPRLKEIAQEVRNIRVLERGTQLRQALSQDWRDNGAYRNALAIIRQAFVQEHFSTNAKPETGVVVMNMHKAKGKQFDEVIIFEGWPIRLSEKAKRSSSTPSAGVPATPR
- a CDS encoding ParB/RepB/Spo0J family partition protein, whose product is MTIQTIPLNKLTVADGNNPRRSMDAAALNGLAASIKADGLLQNLVVRKDGRKFRIVSGERRYRALSLLAERGDIGKDHPVPVEVRGGLSEADALRLATVENIQREQLAPMDEAEAFASLLGEGASLEDVAAKAGVSVLTVKRRVALASLCDEAKALVREGEFSLSVAEALTLATHDQQRALIERLEQGYHYDADDVRGMLTGEKPAVSLAIFPMEQYDGTVTADLFADDDNTFFDDAEQFFRLQSQAVEALAAHHREAGAAFVDVLTEGYAPWWQYREANTEQDEAGGVVIHFKPSGRVDVREGLVRRDVRPSVAEETAAPAAPKPQPEYTGPVVRMVAAHKSMAVMEALLADARKAKEVAVIQMMRGIRYHGRIAVDAHPALAFFSTSDRPPVSYSAVERTAQEFVAALGLEGGERHPYARPSRGAWDVLLGDDKSAAQLYAAVKTLSDSELEQLHLLLTALAFGQESMEALDTTDSLFNQVAVDLGVDMRDRWVPDEDFLYRRRKEHLEAIARESGAVSRLGKLKDYAKGKLAAALANHFQRCAEDDATLPADLRERGRNWLPGAMLFPAVTADTPAEQEAEDIEADEQDDLTEAAA